From Pusillibacter faecalis, one genomic window encodes:
- a CDS encoding ZIP family metal transporter produces the protein MELIQKELLYAALGTGATCLATVLGAAMVFFFRHAMSHILQKAFLGFAAGVMIAASVWSLLIPAMEMAEAQGRGVLLPVGGGFVLGGAFLMLLDNLLPHLHIGSDEAEGLPAHWKRTTMIVLAVTLHNIPEGMAVGLSFSVAAQDPAPGALAGAVALAIGMGLQNFPEGAAVSLPMKSQGVPAGKAFLCGAASGVVEPVFGLITVLVAGSVGGMMPWVLSFAAGAMIYVVVEELIPEAQLGEHSHAGTLSVMGGFLVMMLLDVLLGT, from the coding sequence ATGGAACTCATACAAAAGGAACTGCTGTACGCCGCCTTGGGAACTGGCGCCACATGTCTTGCCACGGTCCTGGGCGCGGCGATGGTATTTTTCTTCCGGCATGCGATGTCTCATATTCTGCAAAAGGCGTTCTTAGGCTTTGCCGCTGGGGTCATGATCGCGGCGTCCGTCTGGTCGCTGTTGATCCCCGCCATGGAGATGGCTGAGGCCCAGGGACGGGGCGTATTGCTGCCGGTGGGCGGAGGGTTTGTACTGGGCGGCGCCTTTTTGATGCTGCTGGACAACCTCCTGCCCCACCTCCATATCGGAAGTGATGAAGCGGAGGGGCTGCCCGCCCACTGGAAGCGGACCACGATGATTGTGCTGGCAGTAACGCTGCACAACATTCCAGAGGGTATGGCGGTGGGACTGAGTTTCTCGGTTGCGGCCCAGGACCCGGCCCCCGGCGCATTGGCAGGTGCGGTGGCGCTGGCAATCGGCATGGGGCTGCAGAACTTTCCGGAGGGGGCCGCCGTGTCCCTGCCGATGAAATCCCAGGGAGTGCCGGCGGGCAAGGCCTTTTTGTGCGGTGCCGCCAGCGGCGTGGTGGAGCCAGTCTTCGGGTTGATCACTGTGCTGGTGGCAGGCAGCGTGGGCGGTATGATGCCCTGGGTACTGTCCTTTGCGGCCGGGGCGATGATCTACGTGGTGGTAGAAGAGCTGATTCCGGAGGCCCAGCTGGGCGAGCACTCCCATGCCGGAACCCTCAGTGTCATGGGGGGATTTTTGGTGATGATGCTGTTGGATGTATTGCTGGGAACGTAA
- a CDS encoding cation transporter has protein sequence MSHTEKKEQSVLWLSFYAGLLFAAAEFVFSIFSGSQSALMDAVYDASELVFIVFILFLTPLFYKPISEKYPYGFFQIESIILMIKGVMMLSVTFSVSADIIGKALSGGNHVNAQQVAVFQAVLGTCSVLIYWVMKRKNRVLSSPTIQAELLGWKLDTCYSFGLSLAFFASSFLAKTPLKFLTPYFDPLMAVVVAALMLPENLRMLWAAIKDVFLFSPDQEMLDQVKTVSTQVLEPYRFTPAFFDIIRTGRFLWISVYFTISEDTLRVADLSAATKQINHQLSMLFENCVCELIPSTDEMPRQSPRSGGMPG, from the coding sequence ATGTCGCATACGGAGAAAAAGGAACAGAGCGTATTATGGCTCTCGTTTTACGCCGGACTTCTGTTCGCGGCTGCGGAATTTGTCTTTTCCATTTTCAGCGGCTCTCAGTCGGCACTGATGGACGCGGTTTATGATGCATCAGAGCTGGTATTTATTGTCTTTATTCTCTTTTTAACGCCGTTGTTTTACAAGCCCATTTCAGAAAAATATCCCTACGGCTTTTTCCAAATTGAGTCTATCATTCTCATGATCAAGGGCGTCATGATGCTCTCTGTCACATTCAGCGTCTCGGCTGACATCATCGGGAAAGCCCTTTCAGGCGGCAATCATGTGAATGCACAGCAGGTGGCGGTGTTTCAGGCGGTTCTGGGCACCTGCAGCGTATTGATCTATTGGGTGATGAAACGGAAGAACCGCGTTCTATCCTCGCCCACTATCCAAGCAGAGCTGCTGGGGTGGAAGCTGGACACATGCTACAGCTTCGGTCTGTCCCTGGCCTTTTTTGCCTCCTCTTTTTTGGCTAAAACTCCGTTGAAATTTCTGACCCCTTACTTTGACCCCCTCATGGCTGTGGTGGTAGCGGCGCTGATGCTGCCGGAAAACCTTCGGATGCTGTGGGCGGCTATCAAAGACGTCTTTTTATTCTCGCCGGATCAGGAGATGCTGGATCAGGTAAAAACCGTCTCCACACAGGTCCTGGAGCCCTACCGCTTCACCCCTGCCTTTTTCGATATTATCCGGACAGGCCGTTTCCTGTGGATTTCGGTATATTTCACCATTTCCGAAGATACCCTCCGCGTAGCAGATCTGTCAGCTGCCACCAAGCAGATCAACCATCAGCTGAGTATGCTTTTCGAGAACTGCGTCTGTGAGCTGATCCCCTCCACAGACGAAATGCCGAGGCAGTCCCCCCGCTCCGGTGGAATGCCCGGCTGA
- a CDS encoding alanine/glycine:cation symporter family protein yields the protein MLLGIVQKINAYLSDYILVFLLIGVGLWYTVRTRFVQIRYFGAGMKQVFGNLKLRGDRHENGMSSFQALATAIAAQVGTGNIVGSAGAILTGGPGAIFWMWIIAFFGMATIYAEATLAIETRRKGDDGAYHGGPVYYITTAFRGGFGKFLAGFFAVAIILALGFMGCMVQSNSIGSTFETAFGIPSWIVGIVLVIVCAVIFLGGVQRLAAVTEKLVPVMAAVFLLGGLVVLVARIQEIPATFGMIFRYAFQPQAIIGGGFGAALKIAISQGAKRGLFSNEAGMGSTPHAHAQANVSCPHEQGVVAMIGVFIDTFVVLTLNALVIISTLYTEGGPLADGYTETAAQILDKTNLAQTAFGTVFGESLGAMFVAVCLFFFAFSTILGWNLFGKINVNYLFGKKGVKVYTVIALVFIFLGTVTSNDLVWELTDMFNNLMVIPNAIALFALSGMVVRALPARDGKDRVDQPK from the coding sequence ATGTTGTTGGGAATTGTGCAGAAGATCAACGCCTATTTGTCGGACTATATCCTGGTGTTCTTGCTGATCGGCGTGGGGCTGTGGTATACCGTCAGAACCCGCTTTGTACAGATTCGCTATTTCGGTGCGGGAATGAAACAGGTTTTTGGAAATCTAAAGCTGAGAGGAGACCGGCATGAAAACGGCATGAGCTCCTTCCAGGCCCTGGCTACCGCCATTGCCGCACAGGTGGGTACGGGTAATATTGTCGGCTCCGCCGGCGCCATTCTCACAGGTGGTCCTGGAGCTATCTTTTGGATGTGGATCATTGCTTTCTTCGGCATGGCCACCATCTACGCGGAGGCCACTCTGGCCATCGAGACCCGCCGGAAAGGGGATGACGGCGCGTATCACGGCGGTCCTGTATACTACATCACGACCGCCTTCCGGGGCGGCTTTGGAAAGTTCCTGGCGGGCTTTTTTGCCGTGGCTATTATCCTGGCCTTGGGCTTTATGGGGTGCATGGTCCAGTCCAACTCCATTGGCTCCACCTTTGAGACCGCATTCGGCATTCCCTCCTGGATCGTTGGGATTGTACTGGTCATTGTCTGCGCTGTGATTTTCCTGGGTGGCGTGCAGCGGCTGGCCGCAGTAACGGAAAAGCTGGTACCGGTCATGGCAGCCGTCTTCCTGCTGGGCGGATTGGTGGTTCTCGTTGCGAGAATTCAGGAAATCCCCGCCACGTTCGGCATGATCTTCCGGTATGCCTTCCAGCCTCAGGCTATCATCGGCGGCGGTTTTGGCGCGGCGCTGAAGATCGCCATCAGCCAGGGGGCTAAGCGGGGGCTGTTTTCCAACGAGGCCGGCATGGGTTCCACACCACATGCTCACGCACAAGCCAACGTATCCTGCCCGCATGAGCAGGGCGTGGTGGCCATGATCGGTGTGTTTATTGATACCTTTGTGGTGCTGACCCTAAACGCTCTGGTGATTATCTCCACGCTCTACACTGAGGGAGGCCCCCTGGCGGACGGTTATACAGAGACGGCAGCGCAGATCTTGGATAAAACCAACCTGGCGCAAACCGCCTTTGGGACTGTGTTCGGTGAAAGTCTGGGGGCCATGTTTGTGGCGGTGTGCCTGTTCTTTTTCGCCTTCTCCACCATTTTGGGCTGGAACCTCTTTGGAAAGATCAATGTAAACTACCTCTTTGGGAAAAAAGGTGTCAAGGTCTATACAGTGATTGCCCTGGTGTTCATTTTCCTGGGAACCGTCACCTCCAACGACCTGGTGTGGGAGCTGACGGACATGTTCAATAATCTGATGGTGATTCCCAATGCCATCGCCCTATTTGCACTGTCAGGCATGGTGGTCCGGGCGCTCCCGGCGCGAGACGGAAAGGACCGTGTGGACCAGCCAAAATAA
- the guaA gene encoding glutamine-hydrolyzing GMP synthase, with the protein MKQDMILILDLGSEANPRLAREIRAMGVYTEIHPHDISAEELEALPGVKGIILNGGPNRVVDGVEIDAGPAVYGSGIPLLCIEHSGAPALSEDTREQTLRSFVFDTCRAEANWNMDNFISDQVELIRRQVGTKKVLLALSGGVDSSVVAALLIRAIGKQLTCVHVNHGLLRKGEPEQVVQVFRHEMDANLIYVDAVDRFLNKLSGVSDPERKRKIIGTEFIRVFEEESRKLEGIDFLAQGTIYPDIIESGTKTVKAVKSHHNVGGLPEDLGFQLVEPLKMLFKDEVRACGKALGLPDSMVYRQPFPGPGLGVRCLGAITRDRLEAVRESDAILREEFAKNGLEGKVWQYFTAIPDLKSVGVRDGRRADEWCVIIRAVNTVDAMTATVENVPFDLLQHITARITAEVQGVNRVLFDLTPKPSGTIEWE; encoded by the coding sequence ATGAAGCAGGATATGATTTTAATCTTGGACCTGGGTAGTGAGGCGAATCCCCGCCTGGCCCGGGAAATCCGTGCGATGGGTGTCTACACAGAAATTCACCCCCACGATATTTCAGCGGAGGAGCTGGAAGCCCTCCCTGGTGTTAAGGGCATCATTTTGAATGGCGGTCCCAACCGGGTAGTGGACGGTGTGGAGATCGACGCTGGCCCGGCCGTTTATGGTTCCGGTATACCGCTGCTGTGCATTGAGCACAGCGGTGCCCCCGCCCTTTCAGAGGATACCCGGGAACAGACGCTGCGGAGCTTTGTCTTTGATACCTGCAGAGCCGAGGCCAACTGGAACATGGACAATTTTATCTCCGACCAGGTGGAGCTAATCCGTCGTCAGGTAGGAACTAAAAAAGTTCTGCTGGCACTGAGCGGCGGCGTGGATTCCTCCGTGGTGGCAGCGCTGCTGATTCGGGCCATCGGCAAGCAGCTCACCTGCGTCCATGTGAACCACGGCCTGCTGCGCAAGGGCGAACCTGAGCAGGTGGTGCAGGTCTTCCGCCATGAGATGGACGCGAACCTGATCTATGTGGATGCGGTGGACCGCTTCCTAAACAAGCTGTCCGGCGTCAGCGACCCGGAGCGTAAGCGCAAGATCATCGGCACGGAGTTTATCCGCGTTTTCGAGGAGGAGTCCCGGAAGCTGGAGGGCATTGACTTCCTGGCCCAGGGCACCATCTATCCCGACATCATTGAGTCTGGCACTAAGACCGTCAAGGCCGTCAAGAGCCACCACAACGTGGGCGGACTGCCGGAGGACTTAGGGTTCCAGTTGGTGGAGCCGCTGAAGATGCTTTTTAAGGACGAGGTCCGCGCCTGCGGCAAGGCTCTGGGCCTGCCCGACTCCATGGTTTACCGCCAGCCCTTCCCCGGCCCGGGCCTAGGCGTGCGTTGCCTGGGGGCCATCACTCGGGATCGTCTGGAGGCCGTCCGGGAGTCCGACGCCATCTTGCGGGAAGAGTTCGCGAAAAATGGTCTGGAGGGCAAGGTGTGGCAGTACTTTACCGCCATCCCCGACCTCAAAAGCGTGGGCGTACGGGATGGAAGGCGAGCTGACGAGTGGTGTGTGATCATCCGTGCTGTCAACACCGTGGACGCCATGACCGCCACGGTGGAAAACGTGCCATTTGACCTACTGCAACATATTACTGCCCGCATCACCGCAGAGGTACAGGGGGTCAACCGGGTACTGTTCGACCTAACACCAAAGCCCTCTGGGACCATCGAGTGGGAATGA
- a CDS encoding YerC/YecD family TrpR-related protein, translating to MVKIGKKEKNGELYKAILQLKDEQECYDFFQDLCTVSELRSMEQRFEVASLLDDGMIYNDILERTGASSATISRVNRSLSYGTGAYEKLFRRIKRKQDDEPV from the coding sequence GTGGTGAAAATCGGTAAAAAAGAGAAGAACGGCGAGCTGTATAAGGCGATTTTACAGTTGAAAGATGAGCAGGAGTGCTATGACTTCTTCCAGGACCTGTGCACTGTGTCAGAGCTGCGGTCTATGGAACAGCGCTTTGAGGTGGCCTCTCTGCTGGACGACGGTATGATTTATAACGACATTCTGGAACGGACAGGGGCCTCCAGCGCCACGATCAGCCGGGTCAACCGTTCTCTCAGTTATGGAACCGGCGCCTATGAGAAGCTGTTCCGGCGGATCAAGCGGAAACAAGACGATGAGCCAGTATGA
- the udp gene encoding uridine phosphorylase: MQPMEQQFHIRCKSGDVGRYCILPGDPGRVPAIAALLDGAHQVACNREYNVWTGTLLGEKVTACSTGIGGPSAAIAMEELHKCGADTFLRTGTCGGIDVNVQAGDLVVSTGAIRYEHTSLEYAPIEFPAVPDLGVTNCLVQAAKSLGLPWHAGVVQCKDSFYGQHDPDSSPVYYELKHKWESWKRLGVKASEMESAALFVVAAALKCRCGACFHVIWNQEREAAGLDQKRHEDTSSSVRTAVEAVKLLIAADRADGR, translated from the coding sequence ATGCAACCCATGGAACAGCAATTTCATATCCGCTGCAAGTCCGGAGACGTTGGCCGCTATTGCATCCTCCCCGGCGATCCCGGCCGGGTTCCCGCCATCGCCGCGCTTCTGGACGGCGCCCATCAGGTGGCCTGCAACCGGGAATACAACGTGTGGACCGGCACGCTGCTGGGCGAGAAGGTCACTGCCTGCTCCACCGGCATCGGTGGACCATCCGCGGCTATCGCTATGGAGGAACTGCACAAGTGCGGTGCAGACACCTTTTTGCGTACCGGCACCTGTGGCGGTATTGACGTGAACGTTCAGGCCGGCGACTTGGTGGTGTCCACCGGCGCCATTCGCTATGAGCACACGAGCCTGGAATACGCTCCCATTGAATTTCCGGCGGTGCCGGATCTGGGAGTCACCAACTGCCTGGTGCAGGCGGCCAAGAGCCTGGGGCTGCCCTGGCATGCCGGCGTGGTCCAGTGCAAGGACAGCTTCTACGGCCAGCATGATCCGGACTCGTCTCCGGTCTACTATGAGCTCAAACACAAGTGGGAGAGCTGGAAGCGGCTGGGGGTCAAGGCCAGCGAGATGGAGTCCGCCGCCCTCTTTGTGGTGGCGGCGGCGCTCAAGTGCCGCTGCGGCGCCTGCTTCCACGTGATCTGGAATCAGGAGCGGGAGGCCGCGGGCCTGGATCAAAAGCGCCACGAGGATACCAGTTCCTCCGTGCGGACCGCTGTGGAGGCGGTGAAGCTGCTGATTGCAGCGGACCGTGCGGACGGGCGGTAA
- a CDS encoding DUF1294 domain-containing protein translates to MPEATNDVVWAWIGTGSPWTLLWLWLALINLVTFLVFGFDKLKAKYKEKHEGARRVPEKTLFLLAALGGSVGALLGMRVWRHKTLHRSFRIGIPLILAVQILIPAGLWLYWNVVR, encoded by the coding sequence ATGCCGGAGGCGACTAACGATGTTGTGTGGGCGTGGATTGGGACAGGCTCTCCATGGACGCTGTTGTGGCTGTGGCTGGCACTGATCAATCTGGTGACGTTTTTGGTGTTTGGCTTTGACAAGCTCAAGGCAAAATATAAAGAGAAGCACGAGGGCGCCCGCCGGGTGCCGGAGAAGACGCTGTTTTTGCTGGCGGCGCTGGGCGGCAGTGTGGGTGCGCTGCTGGGAATGCGGGTCTGGCGCCACAAGACGCTTCACAGGAGTTTCCGCATTGGAATCCCGCTGATTTTGGCGGTGCAGATTCTGATTCCGGCAGGGCTGTGGCTCTATTGGAATGTGGTCCGGTAA
- a CDS encoding DUF6442 family protein: protein MKETLTREEILERSKRENRNGDERERTVRVQGESFSLIFVFLMGLALIAWKRFHSLPDEDVLVMFWTSCAASRIYRLTQRRNASDIVTLGISLAFLAYNLVKFLQTTA from the coding sequence ATGAAAGAAACACTCACCAGAGAGGAAATTCTGGAGCGCAGCAAGCGGGAAAATCGAAACGGCGACGAGCGGGAGCGGACCGTTCGTGTTCAGGGGGAGTCCTTCAGCCTGATCTTCGTATTTCTCATGGGGCTGGCGCTGATCGCCTGGAAGCGGTTTCACAGCCTGCCGGATGAAGATGTGCTGGTGATGTTCTGGACCTCCTGCGCGGCCAGCCGCATCTACCGGCTGACCCAGCGGCGGAATGCCTCCGACATCGTGACGCTTGGAATCTCCCTTGCCTTTTTGGCCTATAATCTGGTAAAATTTTTGCAGACGACCGCGTGA
- the hslO gene encoding Hsp33 family molecular chaperone HslO, which produces MQDQLVRAISKDGFVKATAVSTRALTERARQIHKTTPVATAALGRVLAACSMLGNALKGEGASVTLQIKGGGPLGTVLAVSDNQGNVRGTVEQPAVELPLRSDGKLDVGTAVGQDGTLTVIRDLNMKEPYVGSVALLGGEIAEDLAAYFVESEQIPTACGLGVLVDRDQSVLAAGGYLIQLLPGAGEDIISKVEGGVLSAGSVTSLLSQDSDPESLLRRVMPDFELEILETSPIAYRCYCSRERMERALISLGPAELQSMIDEQGYADLTCRFCDNVQHFAREDLEALVQGMGKKK; this is translated from the coding sequence ATGCAGGATCAACTGGTAAGAGCTATCAGCAAGGATGGCTTTGTAAAGGCGACAGCCGTCTCAACCCGGGCGCTGACAGAGCGCGCCCGGCAAATTCACAAAACCACGCCTGTGGCAACCGCGGCCCTGGGCCGCGTGTTGGCGGCATGCTCCATGCTGGGCAACGCCCTAAAGGGGGAGGGGGCCAGCGTGACGCTGCAGATCAAGGGCGGCGGACCCTTAGGCACCGTGCTAGCGGTATCAGATAATCAGGGCAACGTCCGGGGCACTGTGGAGCAACCGGCGGTGGAGCTGCCGCTGCGAAGCGATGGGAAGCTGGACGTGGGGACTGCCGTCGGCCAGGACGGTACGCTGACCGTCATCCGGGACCTCAATATGAAAGAACCGTATGTGGGCAGCGTCGCGCTGCTGGGCGGTGAGATTGCTGAGGATCTCGCGGCTTACTTTGTGGAGTCGGAGCAGATTCCAACAGCCTGCGGCCTGGGGGTTCTGGTGGACCGGGATCAGAGCGTGCTGGCGGCGGGGGGGTATCTGATCCAGCTGCTGCCCGGAGCTGGGGAGGATATCATTTCCAAAGTGGAGGGCGGCGTCCTGTCCGCTGGCTCGGTGACGAGCCTGCTGAGCCAGGACAGTGATCCCGAGTCGCTGCTGCGCCGGGTGATGCCGGATTTTGAACTGGAGATTCTGGAGACCAGCCCGATTGCGTACCGCTGCTATTGCAGCCGGGAGCGGATGGAGCGCGCACTGATCAGCCTGGGTCCTGCGGAGCTGCAGAGCATGATCGACGAGCAGGGATATGCAGATCTGACCTGCCGGTTCTGTGACAATGTGCAGCACTTTGCCAGAGAGGACCTGGAGGCCCTTGTCCAGGGTATGGGAAAAAAGAAGTGA
- a CDS encoding DUF6442 family protein — MNRDEILQRSRAEKEDEGNTFLENRGRRFGVVGFCAMYILLVVFNFATGQSSYALHALFWGYTALDAWGKYRPSRRKVFLTTAVMAGFASLCFLTCHVLEVLR, encoded by the coding sequence ATGAATCGAGACGAGATTTTGCAGCGCAGCCGCGCGGAAAAAGAGGATGAGGGCAACACCTTTCTGGAAAATCGGGGCCGCCGGTTTGGCGTGGTTGGATTTTGCGCCATGTATATCCTGCTAGTAGTGTTCAATTTTGCAACCGGGCAATCCTCCTATGCGCTTCATGCTCTCTTCTGGGGCTATACGGCGCTGGATGCCTGGGGGAAATACCGGCCCTCTCGGCGGAAGGTGTTTTTGACTACAGCGGTCATGGCGGGCTTCGCGTCGCTGTGCTTCCTGACCTGCCACGTGCTGGAGGTCCTGCGGTGA
- the mgtE gene encoding magnesium transporter → MTIFKNLVHKNVCRTAQFWPQPKTLSLGTVGDVMASSPLTIAPSMKVYEAVERVRQVGFSSPQMNTCYVVDENGLLLGLVTVRDLILARGGQLIQSVMNAPSVTLAPGDSQKAAAQFMEQFDLLELPVVEDERLVGVITADDAMSILKDEATEDMEHMAAMAPSEKPYLQASVWSIYRSRIVWLLVLMLSATITGAIISHFEAALAAQVALTAFIPMLMDTGGNCGSQSSVTVIRGLSLGEIRFSDWFQVVWKEFQVSLLCGFTLAAVTYLRVAIFNHQDPVVALVVAISLVVTIVSSKLIGCLLPIAARKAGMDPAVMASPLITTVVDATALITYFQVACWLLPM, encoded by the coding sequence ATGACGATATTCAAAAACTTGGTCCACAAAAATGTTTGCCGCACTGCCCAGTTCTGGCCTCAGCCAAAAACTTTAAGTCTGGGCACCGTGGGTGATGTGATGGCTTCCTCCCCCCTGACGATTGCTCCCAGTATGAAGGTGTACGAGGCAGTGGAGCGGGTACGTCAGGTGGGCTTCTCCAGCCCCCAGATGAATACCTGCTATGTGGTGGATGAAAACGGCCTGCTCCTGGGGCTAGTCACTGTCCGGGACCTGATCCTGGCCCGTGGTGGGCAGCTTATCCAAAGCGTCATGAACGCGCCCAGTGTCACCTTGGCGCCTGGGGATAGCCAGAAGGCCGCTGCTCAATTTATGGAGCAGTTTGACTTGTTGGAGCTACCGGTTGTAGAGGACGAGCGCTTGGTGGGTGTGATCACGGCGGACGATGCCATGTCCATCCTCAAGGATGAGGCCACCGAAGATATGGAGCACATGGCAGCCATGGCTCCCTCAGAAAAGCCCTATCTCCAGGCCAGTGTGTGGTCGATCTACCGCAGCCGCATTGTGTGGTTACTGGTGCTCATGCTCTCGGCCACCATCACAGGGGCTATCATCAGCCACTTTGAGGCCGCTCTGGCCGCCCAAGTGGCCCTTACTGCCTTTATTCCCATGCTTATGGACACTGGCGGGAACTGCGGAAGCCAGTCTTCTGTCACTGTAATTCGGGGGCTCTCCCTGGGGGAAATTCGTTTCTCTGACTGGTTCCAAGTGGTCTGGAAGGAATTTCAGGTCTCCCTGCTGTGCGGTTTCACCTTGGCGGCAGTGACCTACCTTCGGGTGGCCATTTTCAATCATCAGGACCCGGTGGTGGCTCTGGTCGTGGCCATATCCTTGGTGGTGACGATAGTATCCTCTAAACTCATCGGCTGTCTGTTGCCCATCGCTGCCCGCAAGGCAGGGATGGACCCGGCAGTGATGGCCAGCCCTCTGATTACCACAGTGGTAGACGCCACCGCCCTTATTACCTACTTTCAGGTTGCCTGCTGGCTGCTGCCTATGTGA
- a CDS encoding manganese catalase family protein: MFKHEKLLFHPVEVERPNPQYAALLQEQLGGGNGELKAAMQYMSQSFRIKDPKIKDLFMDIAAEELSHMEMVAQTINLLNGHNVEADKVQAGEIETHVLLGLNPGLINASGYSWTADYVTVTGDLCADLLSNIASEQRAKVVYEYLYRQIEDKKVRETIDFLLNREEAHNQMFRDAFNEVQDSGSNRDFGTTKAAKMYFSLSNPGPNAFAGNEVTAPKFAK; the protein is encoded by the coding sequence TTGTTTAAGCACGAAAAACTGTTGTTTCATCCGGTAGAGGTGGAGCGGCCCAATCCGCAGTACGCGGCGCTGTTGCAGGAACAGCTTGGCGGCGGCAACGGTGAGCTGAAAGCCGCCATGCAGTATATGTCTCAGAGCTTCCGGATCAAAGACCCGAAGATCAAAGATTTGTTCATGGATATTGCGGCTGAAGAGCTGAGCCACATGGAAATGGTCGCCCAGACCATCAATCTGCTCAATGGCCACAATGTGGAGGCCGACAAAGTCCAGGCGGGCGAGATCGAGACACATGTTCTGCTGGGCTTGAATCCCGGGCTCATCAATGCCTCTGGCTATTCTTGGACAGCGGACTATGTCACCGTGACCGGCGACCTCTGTGCAGACCTGCTGAGCAATATTGCGTCTGAGCAGCGGGCCAAGGTGGTGTACGAATATCTTTACCGCCAGATCGAGGACAAAAAAGTGCGGGAGACGATCGACTTTCTGCTCAACCGGGAGGAAGCTCACAACCAGATGTTCCGGGACGCTTTTAACGAGGTGCAGGACAGCGGCTCCAACCGGGACTTCGGCACGACCAAGGCGGCAAAGATGTATTTCTCGCTGTCCAACCCCGGCCCCAATGCCTTCGCGGGAAACGAAGTGACCGCACCCAAGTTTGCAAAATAA
- a CDS encoding RsiV family protein → MTIEPYSAEREWTVEGIPVLTATVSVPHPVPEKEWRRMRRYYQLQCRSYLRYCEKWLLPQAETEYREALAASAPLPCFRAELNYCITYQDDRFLSLYTYSREVTVPGPPLVTRRGDTWDLASGYPVPLSAWFPQSRSWKRRLLDFAAEEIRAQERAGVARYREGWSRELRRRFNPQNYYLTAEGLVFFFPMYAIAPSVEGIPTFLFPYDRKGPEKQA, encoded by the coding sequence ATGACGATAGAACCATATTCTGCGGAGCGGGAGTGGACGGTAGAGGGAATCCCCGTTCTGACTGCGACAGTGTCAGTTCCCCACCCGGTACCGGAAAAGGAGTGGCGCCGGATGCGGCGGTATTATCAGCTTCAATGCCGCTCCTATCTCCGTTACTGCGAGAAATGGCTTCTGCCCCAAGCGGAGACGGAGTACCGGGAGGCTCTGGCTGCCAGTGCTCCGCTGCCTTGCTTCCGGGCAGAGCTGAACTACTGCATTACTTACCAGGATGACCGCTTTCTGAGCCTCTATACATACTCCCGCGAGGTTACGGTACCTGGCCCCCCACTGGTTACACGCCGTGGAGACACCTGGGACCTTGCCTCTGGGTATCCCGTGCCCCTGTCCGCCTGGTTTCCCCAGAGCCGTTCCTGGAAACGGCGGCTGCTGGACTTTGCCGCAGAGGAAATCCGCGCGCAGGAGCGCGCAGGTGTAGCCCGTTACCGCGAGGGCTGGTCCCGGGAACTGCGCCGCCGCTTTAACCCGCAGAACTACTATCTGACGGCGGAGGGGCTGGTCTTTTTCTTCCCCATGTATGCCATCGCCCCCTCCGTGGAGGGCATCCCAACCTTTTTGTTTCCTTATGACCGTAAGGGACCCGAGAAACAGGCATAG
- a CDS encoding class I SAM-dependent DNA methyltransferase produces the protein MSQYEALADSYDRLMADAAHRRRAAFLERFLRGKSVHTVLDLGCGTGTIACLLAQRGYQVIATDGSEEMLAQAAVKAQELENPPFFLHQEMSRLRLLEPVDAAISTLDSLNYLTTERALRQTLGRVCRWLKGGGVFLFDVNTPYKLRRMDGQVYMDETEESFCVWRTFFSQRTQVCTYQVDVFTQLPNGTWERRFEEHRERAWTEEQLRQFLTEAGFGEITITGDLTTHPPKAEEDRWMIQAKKK, from the coding sequence ATGAGCCAGTATGAGGCCCTGGCGGACAGCTATGATCGCCTGATGGCGGATGCGGCCCACCGCCGGCGGGCCGCCTTTTTAGAGCGATTCCTGCGCGGAAAGTCCGTCCACACAGTTCTGGACCTGGGGTGCGGCACAGGGACGATTGCTTGCCTGCTGGCACAGCGGGGCTATCAGGTCATCGCCACCGACGGCTCTGAGGAGATGCTGGCCCAGGCAGCGGTCAAGGCCCAGGAGCTGGAGAATCCGCCCTTCTTTTTACACCAGGAGATGAGCCGCCTGCGGCTGCTAGAACCGGTGGACGCCGCCATCTCTACATTGGACTCCCTTAATTACCTGACCACAGAGCGCGCGCTGCGGCAGACCCTGGGCAGGGTATGCCGCTGGCTGAAGGGCGGCGGTGTGTTTTTGTTTGATGTGAACACACCCTATAAGCTGCGCCGGATGGATGGACAGGTTTATATGGACGAGACCGAGGAGAGCTTTTGCGTCTGGAGGACGTTTTTTTCTCAGCGGACGCAGGTATGCACCTATCAGGTGGATGTATTCACGCAGTTGCCAAATGGGACCTGGGAGAGGCGCTTTGAGGAGCACCGGGAGCGGGCCTGGACAGAGGAACAGCTCCGGCAGTTTTTAACGGAGGCGGGATTCGGGGAGATCACCATTACCGGCGATCTCACAACCCATCCGCCGAAAGCGGAGGAAGACCGCTGGATGATTCAGGCAAAAAAGAAATGA